One Mycobacterium marseillense DNA window includes the following coding sequences:
- a CDS encoding sugar epimerase family protein, which yields MRIAVTGASGVLGRGLAMRLLTQGHDVVGIARHRPESWPSAADFVGADIRDAAAVKRALAGADVVAHCAWANSPGPDERISHQVNIDGSRNVLDAMAEAGSRRIVFASTAHVYGGSGAPKTEHDALTPVSADGQFNARVERMLAESGTEWIAIRSALILGRSVDNWARRVLALPVFPARSSDRRIQVVHLDDALRLFNCAIVDDGIDSGAVNLAAPGEVTIRRIAAALRRPVVRLGFEPAELQRAQGAPLMDLSRLRDKWGFRPAWESGECIDDFALAVRGRVTVGKRVISLPWRLANIQDLPSVDAPSDDGVKPNLAGAAGDNGEFDTPIDPRFPTFLATNLSEALPGPFSPASASATVRGLRASAVCVAERLRPGGTIQREIAMRMVAVFAHRLYGAITTAHFMAETVPFVKPTTVVSNSGFFGPSMAALPIFGEEHPHSDTGRIRKQLRTVRNIGVFGVNLIGLSAGAAMDTREFVADVDRLERLTDGDLAGIDERRLLSLISLARDQVVHGWVLAAGSFLLCAAFNVLLRGLCGRDIAAPGGPELVSARSVEAMQRLVVAAQRDPKVAALLTEPGDRLDKLAVEAPEFHAALFDELALIGHRGPAELEMLSTSYADDPELLVRMVTRAMSAPSASQPQRPQIPLHAKPIAVLATQQLRDREVRRDKVVRANWVLRTLLREYGRRAVEAGVFAAGDDVFYLLVDELDALPADVGALVALRRAEQRRLAAVAPPTVFSGSWQPTVTSSAALASGGTMRGVGVCGGRVRGRVRIVRPETIDDLQPGEILVAEVTDVGYTAAFCYAAAVVTELGGPMSHAAVVAREFGFPCVVDVQGATKSLPPGALVEVDGATGEIHVLELAPDDALS from the coding sequence GTGAGAATTGCTGTCACCGGGGCCAGCGGAGTGCTCGGCCGCGGCCTGGCCATGCGGCTGCTCACCCAGGGCCACGATGTCGTCGGGATCGCCCGCCACCGCCCCGAAAGCTGGCCGAGCGCAGCCGACTTCGTCGGCGCCGATATCCGTGACGCGGCCGCGGTCAAACGCGCCCTGGCCGGTGCGGATGTGGTCGCGCACTGCGCGTGGGCGAACAGTCCCGGGCCCGACGAACGCATCAGCCACCAGGTCAACATCGACGGCAGCCGCAACGTGCTCGACGCCATGGCCGAGGCCGGGTCCAGGCGAATCGTTTTCGCGTCGACCGCGCACGTGTACGGGGGGAGCGGCGCGCCGAAGACCGAACACGACGCCTTGACCCCGGTCAGTGCCGACGGTCAATTCAACGCGCGGGTCGAACGCATGCTTGCGGAATCGGGCACGGAATGGATCGCAATCCGCTCCGCGCTGATCCTCGGCCGAAGCGTCGACAACTGGGCGCGCCGGGTGTTGGCACTACCGGTGTTCCCCGCCCGATCAAGCGATCGCCGCATACAGGTCGTCCACCTCGACGACGCGCTTCGGCTGTTCAACTGCGCGATCGTGGACGATGGAATCGACAGCGGCGCAGTCAATCTCGCTGCTCCCGGGGAGGTGACCATCCGGCGGATCGCCGCCGCGCTGCGCCGCCCGGTCGTGCGGCTGGGCTTCGAGCCGGCGGAATTGCAACGGGCACAGGGTGCTCCACTCATGGACCTCTCGCGGCTCCGCGACAAGTGGGGATTCCGGCCCGCATGGGAATCCGGCGAATGTATCGACGATTTCGCGCTGGCCGTGCGCGGCCGGGTCACCGTGGGCAAGCGGGTGATATCGCTGCCCTGGCGGTTGGCCAACATCCAGGACCTACCGTCGGTCGACGCACCTAGCGACGACGGCGTCAAACCCAATTTGGCGGGCGCAGCGGGGGATAACGGGGAATTCGATACACCGATCGACCCCCGCTTTCCCACGTTCCTGGCCACGAACCTGTCGGAGGCGCTGCCCGGCCCGTTCTCGCCGGCATCGGCGTCGGCGACGGTCCGGGGACTGCGGGCCAGCGCTGTATGCGTTGCCGAGCGATTGCGGCCCGGGGGCACGATCCAGCGCGAAATCGCGATGCGCATGGTCGCGGTGTTCGCCCACCGCCTGTACGGCGCGATTACGACCGCGCACTTCATGGCCGAGACGGTGCCTTTCGTGAAGCCCACGACGGTGGTGAGCAACAGCGGATTCTTCGGCCCCAGCATGGCCGCTCTGCCGATCTTCGGCGAGGAACATCCGCATTCCGACACCGGCCGAATCCGCAAGCAACTGCGCACCGTCCGCAACATCGGGGTATTCGGCGTCAACCTGATCGGCCTGTCGGCCGGTGCGGCCATGGACACCCGCGAGTTCGTTGCCGACGTCGATCGTCTCGAGCGCTTGACCGACGGCGATCTCGCCGGAATCGACGAGCGTCGGCTGCTGAGCCTGATCTCGTTGGCGCGGGACCAGGTGGTGCACGGCTGGGTGCTGGCGGCGGGTTCGTTCCTGCTGTGCGCGGCGTTCAACGTGTTGCTGCGCGGGTTGTGCGGGCGGGACATCGCCGCGCCCGGCGGGCCGGAATTGGTCAGCGCGCGTTCGGTCGAGGCGATGCAGCGGTTGGTGGTTGCCGCGCAGCGCGATCCCAAAGTGGCAGCGCTGCTGACAGAACCGGGGGACCGGCTGGACAAGCTCGCCGTCGAGGCACCGGAATTCCACGCCGCGCTGTTCGACGAGCTGGCACTGATCGGGCACCGTGGCCCGGCCGAGCTCGAGATGCTGTCCACCAGCTACGCCGACGACCCCGAGCTGCTGGTCCGGATGGTGACCAGAGCGATGAGCGCACCGTCCGCGTCGCAGCCGCAGCGTCCTCAGATTCCGTTGCATGCCAAGCCAATTGCGGTGCTGGCCACCCAGCAGCTGCGCGACCGTGAGGTCCGCCGCGACAAGGTGGTGCGCGCGAACTGGGTGCTGCGCACGCTGCTGCGCGAGTACGGGCGCCGGGCGGTCGAGGCCGGGGTCTTCGCTGCCGGCGATGACGTGTTCTACCTGCTCGTCGACGAACTGGATGCCTTACCGGCGGATGTGGGCGCGCTGGTGGCCCTGCGCCGGGCCGAACAACGCCGACTGGCCGCGGTGGCGCCGCCGACGGTCTTCAGCGGAAGTTGGCAGCCGACCGTTACCTCGTCGGCGGCCCTGGCCAGCGGGGGCACCATGCGCGGTGTCGGCGTGTGCGGGGGACGGGTGCGCGGCCGGGTGCGCATCGTGCGTCCCGAGACGATTGACGACCTGCAGCCCGGTGAGATCCTCGTCGCCGAGGTCACCGACGTCGGATACACGGCGGCGTTCTGCTACGCCGCCGCAGTCGTGACCGAACTGGGCGGCCCGATGTCCCACGCCGCGGTGGTGGCCCGCGAATTCGGCTTCCCCTGTGTCGTCGACGTTCAGGGGGCGACCAAGTCGTTGCCGCCGGGTGCCCTGGTCGAGGTCGATGGCGCGACGGGCGAAATCCACGTTCTGGAGCTCGCCCCGGACGACGCGCTGAGCTAG
- a CDS encoding cytochrome P450, translating to MTVDTAAPSVFDAGLPTLHYDITDTVHQVAPQIHEARKRSPIALGPLGPEVLGYELARGILRDPRFVFPPGMHMTARGITSGPLYDRVLGTILGMEGEEHRRLRGLVSKAFTPRASARMEDTVDTVINELIDQVAEAGRCDFVTDIARPYPIPIICALLGAPPEDWEQFSLWAEDIFKIVRFDSDLANEQHIVMRAWDEFDAYIDDMIAERRSRLTDDLISELIRAQDDGDRLSNAEMRMLAFSILSAGTDTTRNQLAACMHALCDHPDQVAMLRDNPDLAMPSVEECMRHSPAVCTTLRTVLDDVTFADYTFPAGTFISVNTFAANCDPGVYPDPSRFDITREDPPPILTFGGGAHYCLGANLARTELAGALKVLARRMTNPRRVATAQWKPMLGLSGPVNLEMEFD from the coding sequence ATGACCGTCGACACCGCAGCACCCAGCGTCTTCGACGCCGGCCTCCCCACGCTGCACTACGACATCACCGACACCGTGCACCAGGTCGCCCCCCAGATCCACGAGGCGCGCAAGCGTTCTCCGATCGCCCTCGGGCCGTTGGGACCCGAGGTGCTCGGCTACGAACTCGCCCGAGGGATACTTCGCGATCCCCGGTTCGTCTTCCCGCCCGGCATGCACATGACGGCTCGCGGGATCACCTCCGGCCCGCTCTATGACCGGGTGCTGGGCACCATCCTCGGCATGGAAGGCGAGGAACATCGGCGGCTGCGCGGTCTGGTGTCCAAGGCCTTCACGCCGCGGGCGTCCGCGCGCATGGAAGACACCGTCGACACGGTGATCAACGAGCTGATCGATCAGGTCGCCGAGGCCGGCCGCTGCGATTTCGTCACCGACATCGCACGGCCCTACCCCATCCCGATCATCTGCGCGTTGTTGGGCGCCCCACCCGAGGACTGGGAGCAGTTTTCCCTTTGGGCGGAGGACATTTTCAAAATCGTGCGGTTCGACTCCGACCTGGCGAACGAGCAGCACATCGTGATGCGGGCGTGGGACGAATTCGACGCCTACATCGACGACATGATCGCCGAACGACGGAGCCGGTTGACCGACGACTTGATCTCCGAACTGATCCGCGCGCAGGACGACGGCGACCGGCTGAGCAACGCGGAGATGCGCATGCTGGCGTTCAGCATCCTCAGCGCCGGCACCGACACCACCCGCAATCAGCTGGCCGCGTGCATGCACGCGCTGTGCGATCACCCCGACCAGGTGGCGATGCTCCGCGACAACCCCGACCTCGCGATGCCGTCCGTCGAGGAATGCATGCGCCATTCGCCCGCGGTCTGTACCACCCTGCGCACCGTTCTCGACGACGTCACCTTCGCCGATTACACCTTCCCGGCCGGTACCTTCATTTCGGTGAATACCTTTGCCGCCAACTGCGATCCGGGGGTCTATCCCGACCCGAGCCGGTTCGACATCACCCGCGAGGACCCACCGCCCATTCTGACGTTCGGTGGCGGAGCGCACTATTGCCTGGGCGCGAACCTCGCCCGAACCGAACTCGCCGGGGCGCTCAAAGTCCTGGCCCGGCGCATGACCAACCCGCGCCGCGTGGCGACGGCACAGTGGAAACCGATGCTGGGGCTGAGCGGGCCGGTCAATCTGGAGATGGAGTTCGACTAG
- a CDS encoding cytochrome P450: MAPDARDIPRLDLDDLPMALDRGVGWAALRDAGPVVLSDGWYALTRREDVLAALRNPNVFSSKKAFEVVGSPLPLVPAAFDPPEHTRFRRILHPFFGPHALAAILPSIQAQAIDIIDSLAGQGECEVMADLATPYPSQVFLTLFGLPLQDRERLIGWKDAIIELSLPNDAGETPDLTPALELFAYLTEAVAEHRANPGDDVLSQVLVGEDALTDDEALGMAFFFVLAGLDTVTSAIGAAMLELARRPELRATLRETPDQIRVFVEEIVRLESSAPVVPRVTTEEVTVAGITLPAGSRVRLCLGAINRDGGDAICGDDLVMDGKVHKHWGFGGGPHRCVGSHLARMEMNVVVTEWLRRIPYFELSPGHRPEITWPSPTCTLPRLPLRILAPDRS; encoded by the coding sequence ATGGCTCCCGACGCCCGCGACATTCCCAGACTCGATTTGGACGATCTGCCGATGGCGCTCGACCGCGGCGTCGGCTGGGCGGCGCTGCGGGACGCCGGCCCGGTGGTGTTGAGCGACGGCTGGTACGCGCTGACCCGTCGCGAGGACGTCCTCGCGGCGCTGCGCAACCCGAACGTGTTCTCCTCCAAGAAGGCGTTCGAGGTGGTCGGGAGTCCGCTTCCACTGGTGCCCGCCGCGTTCGACCCTCCGGAGCACACCCGGTTTCGCCGCATCCTGCACCCGTTCTTCGGCCCCCATGCGCTCGCCGCGATCCTGCCGTCGATACAGGCGCAGGCGATCGACATCATCGACTCCCTTGCGGGACAAGGCGAGTGCGAGGTGATGGCCGATCTCGCGACTCCCTATCCCTCGCAGGTCTTCCTGACGCTGTTCGGCCTGCCGCTGCAGGACCGCGAACGCCTGATCGGGTGGAAAGACGCCATCATCGAGTTGAGCCTGCCCAACGACGCCGGCGAAACCCCCGATCTGACACCGGCGCTCGAGCTGTTCGCCTACCTCACCGAGGCCGTGGCCGAGCATCGAGCAAACCCGGGTGACGACGTCCTGTCCCAGGTGCTCGTGGGCGAGGACGCGCTCACCGATGACGAGGCCCTCGGAATGGCCTTCTTCTTCGTCCTCGCCGGCCTGGACACCGTCACCTCGGCCATCGGCGCCGCGATGCTCGAATTGGCACGGCGTCCGGAGCTACGCGCCACGCTACGCGAAACGCCGGACCAGATACGCGTTTTCGTCGAGGAGATCGTCCGGCTGGAGTCCTCGGCTCCGGTCGTTCCACGGGTGACAACCGAAGAGGTCACAGTCGCCGGCATTACGCTGCCCGCCGGGTCCCGGGTGCGGCTGTGCCTCGGCGCCATCAACCGGGACGGTGGCGATGCGATATGCGGTGACGACCTAGTGATGGACGGCAAGGTGCACAAGCACTGGGGCTTCGGTGGCGGTCCGCACCGCTGCGTGGGTTCGCACCTGGCCCGCATGGAGATGAACGTCGTCGTGACCGAGTGGTTGAGACGGATCCCCTATTTCGAGCTGTCGCCCGGCCACCGGCCCGAGATCACGTGGCCGTCCCCGACCTGCACCCTGCCGCGTTTACCGCTGCGGATTCTCGCCCCGGACAGGTCATGA
- a CDS encoding dihydrodipicolinate reductase, with translation MTYRVVQWTTGNVGKSSVRAIAANATLELVGCYAFSPEKAGRDVGELCGIEPLNVKATNDIEALLALKPDCVVYNPMFADVDELARILEAGINVVGTAEFITGHFLGAGRERIAQACEAGGSSIFGTGINPGFIQLFTIVSAGLSDRVDKVSVLESFDTTIYNSPATEIPMGFGYPIEHPDLPAVTAKGSGIFRDGVLLLADALGVELDEVRCEAEYAQTTEDLHLPGDWTIATGCVAGIHVRWKGIVAGREVIEIGGQWRKGQALEPDWPLDMGYTVEVQGRPTIKTTLSFLPPPDFEGTTLDDYIMLGLTITAVPAITAIPAVVAAPPGIVTYNDLPLLLPRGVLAP, from the coding sequence GTGACCTATCGGGTCGTCCAGTGGACGACCGGTAACGTCGGCAAGAGTTCGGTCCGGGCGATCGCCGCGAACGCCACGCTGGAGCTCGTCGGATGCTATGCCTTCTCGCCGGAGAAGGCCGGGCGTGACGTCGGCGAGCTGTGCGGTATCGAGCCGCTGAATGTCAAGGCCACCAACGACATCGAGGCCCTGCTCGCGCTCAAGCCGGACTGCGTGGTCTACAACCCGATGTTCGCCGACGTCGACGAGCTGGCCCGCATCCTCGAGGCGGGCATCAACGTGGTGGGCACCGCCGAGTTCATCACCGGCCACTTCCTCGGCGCGGGACGCGAGCGCATCGCCCAGGCCTGCGAGGCGGGCGGGTCGAGCATCTTCGGCACCGGCATCAACCCCGGCTTCATCCAACTATTCACCATCGTGTCGGCGGGGCTCTCGGACCGGGTGGACAAGGTGTCGGTGCTGGAGTCCTTCGATACCACGATCTACAACTCGCCGGCGACCGAAATCCCCATGGGCTTCGGCTATCCCATCGAACATCCGGACCTACCGGCTGTCACCGCGAAAGGATCCGGCATCTTCCGCGACGGCGTGTTGCTGCTCGCCGACGCCCTCGGCGTCGAGCTCGACGAGGTCCGTTGCGAAGCCGAGTACGCCCAAACCACCGAGGATCTGCACCTGCCCGGGGACTGGACCATCGCGACGGGCTGCGTCGCGGGCATCCACGTTCGCTGGAAAGGGATTGTGGCCGGCCGAGAGGTCATCGAAATCGGCGGGCAGTGGCGCAAGGGACAAGCGCTGGAACCGGATTGGCCGCTGGACATGGGCTACACCGTCGAGGTGCAGGGCCGGCCGACGATCAAGACCACGCTGAGTTTCCTGCCACCGCCGGACTTCGAGGGCACGACCCTGGACGACTACATCATGTTGGGCCTCACGATCACCGCCGTGCCGGCGATCACCGCGATACCCGCCGTTGTCGCCGCACCCCCTGGCATCGTCACCTACAACGACCTGCCCCTGCTACTTCCCCGTGGAGTCCTGGCACCATGA